CCACAATTTGGCAAAGTTTCAAGCATGAATTACCTTAACAACATCCACATAAAATCTCCGTGTTGTGTCAAAACCTGATGTTATCATCGTTACTTCTGCCCAAGATGCACCATGCGACACTTCTATGTATCTCCTTTCTATATGGCCTAGTGAagcaacaaacaaaaacaaaataactgaaAGTGTTAAACTCATTAACTATATTCACTTCACTTGTTGGGCTAGGATTAGTATATGGACTAGACCAATGCTAGACTAGCACTCACAATAATGAAAGACATTTGTATAAAGATACCCTAACTAAATAAGTTGGAGCATCTCCATCATAAGTCTCAAAGTAAACATTGAATTTAGGACTACATACACATAAATACAGAAGAATTATGAATTCAATGTGAATATGggataaataatttaagacaAATCCAATGGTAGGTATATTAGGCAAAAATAATTAGGCTACTAGGCAATAACTTAAAGTTTTGGTTGTTATGCGTTACATGTAGATACCATATTAAAAACCTTAGTAAGACACTAGCAAAAAGAAGTATGAAGATAAATTTAATCAACAGACAAATGGGTAAATAGTATACAAGACTACGAAGAAGAACAAATGTAAGGTAGTCACAAAAGAAAGCCACCTGTAATTTGGTAAATTGAGTAGAGACAATGTGGTTGTTTTTATCTAAAGAGTTTGCACCTTGCTGTTAGTGAGCAAAAGAACATGGGTGAGCTTGCACAATGTCAGATTGGAGATGAAGCTTACATCTAGACCAAACACTACTAAAAAGAAGCTTTTTTACGACGTCCCTTCTACGACGGTCACGAGAAAACCGTCTTAGTTAATAATGCGGTGGCATTATCGTAAATATAAGTGTTTCTAGAATGAACTCTACGACGGTTACATCAAAGACCGTCTTAGAAActactgtaaaaaaaatcaatggcatttttgaaattaaatggaAGATAATTTAAGATCGTCTTGTGATAAACACATCTTTAAGttttaacacacacacacacacacacacacacacacacacatatatatatatatatatatataattttgataaaacaCTAGACTCAGTCTCGCGTAGCGCCGCGCCACTAATTTTGACCGCGCCTTTCCTTCTCCAACTCGAAGCCCCTCAAGTTCTCCATAATGATCAGAGCAGTAGCCGCCGACGACATCATAGAGGCACCAGCAAAAAAAGAGGCTGCATTGGTTGGGTTCaccccacaaaaaaaaatgtacttcaatttttgttctattaggcaaaaaattcacatttttattttttgtcggGAGGGAATTTTCttgcttttatattttctctgcTTCATGTTGTTGGGGATGTCTGTGAGATGAACATATAAAGTTGAGATTTTTTCAATTATCTTCAATTTAGCAAGTTTAATTTTGTGCCCTCAAAATTCCCCTTATCTTCCAGTTTTTTATCTCTCCAACCCTTTCCGAAAGATGCTTCCTTTTACTGGTTGTTCAGAGAATATTTCAATTTAAACTATTCATTCACATGCTTGTGAAAGATATTTTGGTGTATGTGGGTGTGAATCACTAAGTTTGGAATATGCTTTTTCATCTTTGTTTTTTCTGTAAAGagttccattttttttgttaatgcttttaattattatatgcaTCTCTGTATTTAatgcttttaattattatatgcaTCTCTgttcaaaattttgttagtttatAGATTGGATGGAGGAAGCATGTGAATTTCAAAGTTGGGCTGAATTGATTCCTGATGCACTCGGGGTAATCTTCACCAATCTTTCTCTTCAGGAAAGGGTAACAGTGATCCCTAGGGTGTGCAAATCATGGGCTAATGTAGTAACTAGACCTTACTGCTGGTAAGAGATAGACATCAAGGATTGGAGCAACCGATGCTAGCCCGACCAACTCAATCGACTACTTGAGATGCTTATCACAAGAAGTTGTGGAACCCTCCACAAACTCAATGTTTTTGGCCTCCAAACTGAGAGCATCTTCACTTTGATTGCTGAAAAGTAAACCGAAGTgcacaattttaataaataacatgCAGTTTAAGACTTTAGGGTAAATCTTGTGGataagtagttttttttattattgtgctAAGTGCTGACAAGTGTAGCATTAGGCTGTAAATTTGACTCATTTTAGTATAGTTTTAATGCTGTTATTTCACACTAAATAGTACTCATTTAGTTAAGTTGATATCCTAGGACATTGTATATCTCTTGGGCtggaagaaaattaaattaatgaaggTGGTGTTACTTGTCATCAAAGTACTTGGCCTGGGACTTTGTGGCTGGTGGCATGGGAGAATACTATGTTGATGACAGTGATAGTTACGATGGAATGTGGGATGATGAAGCGAGGCTAGATGAGCTTCAGTTTGGGTCTTATTAAGGGATAGAAGATGCAGGAATTTATTGGACTCCATCTCCATAAAAAGCTATAGCTGCTGCATTACTTGTCATCAATTGTATGCTTTTCTACTCTTGTAACTAATGCTTCTACTtttcttttatgtgctttttgaatgatgtgttttttttccttcaagtaATGTTTGGCTTGCTCTGCCTAGCATATGCATAACTGAGTGAGATTGTTATTGACCTACCTTAGATTTCTTACTTAAGTAGGAAAAGGAAGGGAAAAAAGAGAAAGCTCCCTTGTTTCTCACATGTTAGAGGTCTACATGTTGTAATTGGAACATTTGGCTTATTACAATGTTGTACCTTCTTGAAAAAATATCTGTTTGATGAGGTTGTCAAATTGGATTCAGACTTTTATTGCtgtaataaattaattgttgaaaatGTAAGCAAGCATTATTCCATATAGGGTTCGTCATCCATGAGAGATTCTTAAGCTCTCTATGAGAAATCTTGCCCTTATTCcatataaaaacaataacaCTTTATGTGGGCTGTAATTTTCTTAATCTTATAATTCaggtaaaaaatgttttttgatGATAACCTAAAGTATAGAACTTTTTGGATTTGAGAGCAGTTGATAATTTCTGAGATCATCTTAATTATTTGTTTGCCAACAATCTTCAAAGAGGACCTGTGAACactcttttttttgttcacCCCACCAGAAATGTTGATTGAATATTGAAAGCTTGGCATGCATTGctgaaatgatatattttttgtttttctctctctgtAATAGGATAATCTTCCTCATTCTGTAGATTGGAGGGACAAAGGAGCTGTAACTGAAGTTAGAGACCAAGGAAAATGCCGTAAGATTTTATATTAACATAGCatcattcaaaaattatttccatTACTTATTATATCACCTCTTTTCTTGAGATTCTTCATTTCACTCCATGCATTTAGCATATTTATACTTTAAGACTAAAAATAGAGCACATACCACTCACAAGAGTGTAAATTTTAgtataattaagataaaaacatttttagaatattaattaagtcaagatttttatttaaatttatttaattaaaaagatctAGCTTTAGATGATCCAAAAAGCTCTTTAGATTTAACAGACTGAcctatttaatgaaatattattattattattattattattattattattattaaatttattaaaatcatgcatttgtttttttaaaaaaatatatcaaacatGATATTGTAGTAAGTcttgcaaaaacttgaaaaaatttaatatcatggttaaaaaaattgtgattgtgAACCCACCACtttaaaattatactatttGTAATTAGGGGTGGGAATATGCTAGGCCGGCCTACAGGGGCCTACGACCTGGCCTACATAAAGTCTGGTCTGGcctgacctatttaattaaaaggctaggctcaggcttttttaaaagcctattaaattaaataggtcaGGCTTAGGCatattaaaaagccttataagcctgataggccgacctatatatatatatatatatatatatatatatatatatatatatatatattattttttgggtacaattaatattattttttaaaaaaactagcagatttcattcctataattaagtaaaattttaattacaaggtgtgagtttctttatatttctcattatttttattagttttcttatttctgttaacagttcctttttctattcctatTAGGTTTCCTTTATTCTAGagcaaataaaaatcacatcCTATCATATCCTACATTcttatacaaaaatcatatcctatcatatcctattacgttcctatacaaaaatcatatcctatcatatcctattacgtttctatacaaaaatcatatcctatcatatcCTATCTTATAGTGGATATGGAGGAGCTAATAATGAAATGAcgttactattaattttattggtaGATATTTTATGCACCGGTTCTGTTCAAATAGAATGGAGATGTAGgctttatttttctattgtaataattaatatgttggtTTGATAGACTTGAATGATACTACCTCAAGTATgaggttttcttttgttttagattattttatatcatttggtgatttctgtttatattattaatatatttttaggaccatcaactaaattaacgttagattaaaaattaaggcaaattatatattaaggccttgtttagcctattatagaaggtgtgttatttttatttttttggtaaaaacaactaggaatattaaagatttaatgtgaagaagatttttaaataggcttttaaaTAGACTACCAGGCCAggctaggcttttaaaaaggtcaggccgagccaaaataaaagcctttgataggctataggccagGCTCAGGCCTCAAAAATTAATCGTAGGCTAGACTCAGGCCTTTTAAAGCCTGGCCTggcctggcctattcccacccctatttgtaatattatatatgattacttttatacacatttttttcatataggAGCATCTCAACAATAcactataaaattaaagaaacaaattttttatgtctcaaatttgtgttaaaaaatattccttttatatttaattaagtgACAAAATGAGTTGTGTTATTCACTATAGTCGTGCAATCTacgtatatgatttttttaagtcttagaataaaaaatcatttttcaaaaaatatataattttttcaaaaacaaaaattgctcACTTTTTCAATAAGATGTGTGTAGTAAAATAGTTTCATTTTACAAcattaatgaaatatatatttttgtggactgatttaacatgttattttgTTAGAAAGCCATTGGGCTTTCAGTGTCATCGGGGCCATAGAAGGAATAAACAAGATAGTTACTGGGAATCTTGTGTCGTGTTAGCAAACAACCTGTTAGTGTGAGCATAGATGCAACTGACCTTCAATTTTATGTGGCTGTAAGTATCTTTATTTATTGACAAGTGGTTAAttgaatttgattatatatatactatctTGAAAGAttactcaaatttgaaaattttgggtATGTGCAATTAATGTTTAGAAGGTTGTCTATGCTAATTTTATAACTTCTTGTGTTCTAATGATCACAGGGAGTCTATGGTGGTGAAAATTGCTCAAAGAATTCAACAAAAGTgactcttgtttgtttaatCGTGGGTTATGGTTCGATGGGTGGCAAAGACTATTGGATTATGAAGAACTCGTGGGGAGAAGAAGTGCCAGTTAGTGGCATTACTCCAAAGCAAATTTTTTAGAGGCTTTGGAGCAGGAAGTACAACTTAGAGAAGGTATGTATCATTTCATATttgtttattctttaaaaaatggaCTATTGGATTAGAGAAGGTACACATTTTTTATAGTTGGTAAAAGGTTTCAGAGTAGGCTTTTGatggaaataaattatatgcTATCTTATGGATCTGGTGAAGCTTCTTTGAGGCTACTATGGAGATTCAGACTTCTAGATATACTTCTCCCATTTCAGGTACATGATGattctccattttttatttttgaaaacacAGTCCTGGAATGCTAGCTTCATTCAAATTGGACATTACAGGCTGCTTATTTTGTTCGTGGTGGATTTCGAAGACGGGACAAAAGAACCAATTTTGGTAACCCCATCCTTCTTTATGAAGTTTAGACTTTAAAACTTGCAGCAATTTATACTCTGTTTTACTGGCATTAGGCTAGTGGGAATACCATACAGAATACATCTTTCCTACACTAACTCATAACATGTTGGTTATCATATTTATCAAATTGTGCATTAAAACATGTATATGTTTGGAaagtaatataaataactattaaACCAGAATTGCAACATGTTGTGTTTAAATAGTATGAAATCATGtagttcattaaataaattaatagttaCCTGAACCCACTCAAAGTAGCTAACTGTAACGCCTCCTGAGTTTGCAAATATGTCTGGGAGGATGacaacccctttcttcttcagaATCTGCAAGTTAGGAAGGTAGCTAACAATAGTGcatttcttgtttcttgtttgaAGAAGGGaaggaaagagaaaatgtaAACTAACCTCATCTGGCTTTGGGTCAGTTGGGTGATTATCTGCTTCCACAATAAATTTGGCCTTGATTTCATTTGCATTTTCCCTTCAACCATACCAAAAGatggataaaattataataaaaacaaattagctTTAGACCTTTTccttattatataattcaactATTGCTTATATGAGGAAACAATTACTAAGCTAACAAAGAAAAATGAgtggttaaattttatttttgctttcaaaGTAAGCTATGATGATGATATTGTGCTATGTACTTTGTTAACATAATCAAATATTTTGAGGTGTCCCTTGTTTGCCTGAGTTGAGAAcaaaagaattttataaattagttttatcaCTTATCGATGACACCCCCAAGACTTGTTGGGACTAGAACATCACAATCTTCAACCAATATTGAGTTAGGGTCAATTGGATCACCACCATGGAATCCTTTTACTCCCCTGTGCACTTTGGAATGCTCAAGAAGGTTTGGGATGTCAATACTATAGCTGTTCTTTATGGCTCCAGTTATGTCACTGACAACAACAACTTTTCCACCTTTATCACTAATTAATTGGGCAGCCCATGACCCTACATTTCCAAAACCCTGGAGAAAAACACAATATGATATAGCATGAGTTTATGTCAAATTCATCATAATACTAAATCCAAGCACTTCTTTGAGCAGTTCTTTACCATCTATATAGCTAATGCTCCATTCTTCTCCTATAGGCTATAGttgaaaacaaaagagtaagAAGGTCCTAATTGTTCTTCTTCTGACTTGACTATTTACTATAAATAGCTTGCAACTAACTACTGGGAATCTCTAACAAAATAACCCAAACTTTCATTTGTTATTACTACCACAATTATGTCTTCATTCACCATTACTTTGAACATCATtttgaaactggccaaatacattCTTTAACTAGCATAGAGATTTACTGGAGTAAATGTACAAGACACAAGTACCTGTATGACAAACCGTTGTCCAGATACACTCTTTCCATACTCATTAAGCAAAGCCTCTGTTGCAAAGAGGACTCCCCATCCCGTAGCCACGTCTCTACCTAGAGATCCACCAAGATCCTAGTTTGGAAAAACATGAAGGGCAATAGTGTATGAAACATATGATTTGATTTCACTTCAATGGCCATTGAAATGAAATGGCAGAAACAAACAATTAA
The nucleotide sequence above comes from Glycine soja cultivar W05 chromosome 11, ASM419377v2, whole genome shotgun sequence. Encoded proteins:
- the LOC114372936 gene encoding glutamate dehydrogenase 1-like → MNALAATNRNFNLASRLLGLDSKLEKSLLIPFREIKFTNSSSKSCVRIMHVECTIPKHDGTLQSYVGFRVQHDNGTGPMKGGIRYHPELCFSTTNDMENNCRLVANIPYGGAKGGIGCDPAELSIFELDRLTRVFTQKIHDLIGTHTDVPAPYMGTGPQTMAWILDEYSKFHGYSPVVVTGKPIDLGGSLGRDVATGWGVLFATEALLNEYGKSVSGQRFVIQGFGNVGSWAAQLISDKGGKVVVVSDITGAIKNSYSIDIPNLLEHSKVHRGVKGFHGGDPIDPNSILVEDCDVLVPTSLGGVIDKENANEIKAKFIVEADNHPTDPKPDEILKKKGVVILPDIFANSGGVTVSYFEWVQERCILYGIPTSLMPVKQSINCCKF